One Channa argus isolate prfri chromosome 15, Channa argus male v1.0, whole genome shotgun sequence DNA segment encodes these proteins:
- the atf4b gene encoding activating transcription factor 4b, with protein sequence MTMTMTNSQFGLDDMEALLCGPSSPMADAAGAPFFHSDQKEQQEGGGFSLEGDASPGSPFTSSSMSSSSSPPPFYSPPPSPPAVLLHGDKAGTESDLSLPLLDHHGQLRCSQMISDYSKEDMLGDLDWMAERVDLSEFDLDSLIGSCSPTEESPNSAEDLLSSLDCPMELESLPVPSLSTPVPPSLPAASPPIATPPPLPTVCSDAYIINVDETYVDGQEAPSPPLCVPEPQEELEIKSEPASLEPSSPSVESPSSPAYTLDLGSEVDVSESEVSPVVATVVPHVPRLVLSLSPTRIVLVLAPKDEIGITTTTVTTKSEIVHSPPPASPPQRSSRSRPYPEPKHKANTSSDTPSVQVKSLRGAGEDDRVYLKAPRDKKTKKMEQNKTAATRYRQKKRAEQEALSSEYVLLERKNLELTEKAESMAREIEYLKELMDEVHTARMKKGLGADP encoded by the exons ATGACCATGACGATGACAAACTCACAGTTTGGCCTGGACGACATGGAGGCCCTTCTCTGTGGGCCTTCCTCTCCCATGGCTGACGCTGCGGGCGCCCCATTTTTTCACTCTGATCAAAAAGAGCAACAGGAAGGAGGGGGATTCTCGTTAGAAGGGGACGCTTCGCCTGGGTCGCCCTTTACCTCCTCATCGatgtcatcctcctcctctcctcctcccttctaCTCTCCTCCTCCCTCGCCACCGGCTGTCCTCCTCCATGGGGACAAGGCCGGGACTGAGTCTGACCTCTCACTTCCCTTGTTGGACCATCATGGTCAGCTGAGATGTAGCCAGATGATCTCAGATTACAGCAAAG AGGATATGTTGGGTGACCTGGACTGGATGGCTGAAAGGGTGGATCTGAGCGAGTTTGACTTGGACTCTCTGATTGGCTCCTGCAGTCCTACAGAAGAGTCCCCCAACTCTGCAGAAGACCTCCTGTCATCCCTGGATTGCCCCATGGAGCTTGAGTCCCTCCCAGTTCCCAGCCTCTCAACTCCTGTACCTCCGAGTCTTcctgctgcttctcctccaattgcaaccccccctccccttcccaCTGTCTGTTCAGATGCTTATATCATTAATGTGGATGAAACCTATGTTGATGGACAGGAGGCACCCTCCCCTCCCTTGTGTGTCCCAGAGCCACAAGAGGAGCTTGAAATCAAATCTGAACCTGCTTCTCTCGAGCCATCTTCCCCCTCAGTTGAGTCTCCTTCCTCCCCAGCCTACACCCTGGACCTGGGCAGTGAGGTGGATGTGTCAGAGAGTGAGGTGAGTCCAGTGGTAGCTACGGTGGTCCCTCATGTCCCGCGGCTTGTGCTTTCCCTTTCACCAACCCGCATCGTCCTTGTGCTGGCTCCCAAAGATGAAATCGGGATCACCACCACTACTGTAACAACCAAATCCGAGATTGTTCATTCCCCCCCTCCTGCTTCTCCTCCACAACGGTCCTCCAGAAGCAGACCGTACCCTGAGCCCAAACACAAGGCCAACACATCCTCAGACACACCCAGTGTACAAGTTAAGTCCCTGCGGGGGGCCGGCGAAGATGACAGGGTGTATTTGAAAGCACCGAGggacaagaaaacaaagaagatgGAGCAGAATAAGACGGCGGCCACGCGTTACAGGCAGAAGAAAAGGGCTGAACAAGAAGCACTGAGTTCAGAGTACGTCCTGCTGGAAAGGAAGAACCTGGAGCTGACTGAAAAGGCTGAGAGCATGGCCAGAGAGATCGAGTATCTCAAAGAGCTGATGGATGAGGTCCACACTGCCCGGATGAAAAAAGGCCTTGGTGCTGACCCCTAG